A portion of the Flavobacterium limnophilum genome contains these proteins:
- a CDS encoding 4Fe-4S binding protein translates to MSYFSDIYHAVKTLLTGMSVTGKYFLHSRKGAITQQYPDNRDTLKMFDRFRGEVVMPHDENNMHRCTGCQKCELACPNGTIEIIWDRQIDPDSGKKKKMIDKHIYHLGMCTMCGLCIEACPTDAIKWAQNFENSVYDRKYLTRVLNKPGSRLLPGVED, encoded by the coding sequence ATGAGTTATTTTTCAGATATATATCACGCAGTAAAAACACTTCTCACAGGGATGAGTGTTACCGGAAAGTACTTTTTACATTCCCGAAAAGGCGCCATAACCCAACAATATCCTGACAATCGCGACACTTTAAAAATGTTTGATCGTTTTCGTGGCGAAGTGGTTATGCCTCACGACGAAAACAATATGCACCGTTGTACAGGTTGCCAGAAATGCGAATTGGCTTGCCCGAATGGAACTATCGAAATCATTTGGGACCGACAAATTGATCCCGATTCAGGAAAAAAGAAAAAAATGATAGACAAACACATATACCATTTAGGAATGTGTACAATGTGTGGTCTATGCATCGAAGCTTGCCCTACTGATGCTATCAAATGGGCGCAAAATTTTGAAAATTCTGTTTACGATAGAAAATACCTCACTAGAGTTTTAAACAAACCAGGATCACGATTATTGCCTGGTGTAGAAGATTAA
- a CDS encoding NADH-quinone oxidoreductase subunit J family protein gives MEKIIFYILALIMIVAAIASVTSRQMLRSVIYLLFVLIGIAGIYFLIDYNFLAAVQLTVYAGGIIVLVIFSVLLVHHIEMELEMAKLSKKILTGLVCLIGLGIFLLTIYSTDFKVVENYKSTTVEDIGRGLLNYNEGGFILPFEVISILLLAAMIGAIIIGKGDKLTKNDDTL, from the coding sequence ATGGAAAAAATTATATTTTATATTCTGGCCTTGATAATGATTGTTGCTGCCATTGCTTCGGTAACAAGTCGCCAAATGCTTCGATCCGTTATTTATCTGTTGTTTGTGTTGATAGGAATCGCGGGAATTTACTTTTTGATTGATTACAATTTCTTGGCCGCCGTTCAATTGACGGTTTATGCGGGAGGAATTATAGTCTTGGTCATCTTCTCGGTTTTGCTGGTGCATCATATCGAAATGGAATTGGAAATGGCCAAACTATCCAAAAAAATCCTGACCGGATTGGTTTGCTTGATTGGACTTGGTATTTTCTTGTTAACCATTTATTCTACGGATTTCAAGGTGGTCGAAAATTATAAATCCACAACGGTTGAAGATATTGGCCGAGGACTTTTAAACTATAACGAAGGCGGATTCATATTGCCTTTTGAAGTCATCAGTATTCTGCTGTTGGCCGCCATGATTGGAGCCATCATCATCGGAAAAGGAGACAAACTAACTAAAAACGACGACACATTATGA
- the nuoK gene encoding NADH-quinone oxidoreductase subunit NuoK, with protein sequence MIAGISIYEIFTLTSILFFIGIYGFITRKNLISILISLELLLNASAVNFVVINKYLYPDVLQGVFFSIFIIAVAAAETALAVAIIINLYRQISSVEVKETEIMKY encoded by the coding sequence ATGATAGCCGGAATTAGCATTTACGAAATTTTCACCCTCACCTCTATTCTGTTTTTTATAGGTATTTATGGGTTTATTACAAGGAAAAACTTGATTTCGATTTTAATTTCTCTCGAATTATTATTGAATGCCTCGGCAGTAAATTTTGTTGTCATCAACAAATATTTATATCCAGACGTGCTGCAGGGTGTTTTCTTTTCGATTTTTATTATTGCCGTGGCTGCCGCCGAAACTGCGCTGGCTGTTGCAATAATCATCAATCTGTACCGACAAATCAGCTCTGTGGAAGTGAAGGAAACTGAAATTATGAAGTATTAA
- the nuoL gene encoding NADH-quinone oxidoreductase subunit L, with protein MDISYIVFIPLIPLAVFLLLGIFNKQIKPAVSGYIGVLGLAVSAALSYYAAYQYFFVSGKVDGVYQTFVEKTPWMNFTDTLHIDMGILVDPISVMMLIVVTTVSLMVHIYSRGYMKGDDGYTKFFAFLSLFSFSMLGLVLATNLFQIYIFWELVGVSSYLLIGYYYTKTSAVAAAKKAFIVTRFADFGFLMGILIVGYYAGTFDFQTLNAVNPGGEGLLLNWASSSFMGLSVITWALLLIFMGGAGKSAMFPLHIWLPDAMEGPTPVSALIHAATMVVAGVYLVARLFPMYYFVEDGFALNIVAYVGAFSSLFAAIIALTQTDIKRVLAFSTMSQIGYMMLALGVSSYKGHEGVGYMASMFHLFTHAMFKALLFLGAGSVIHAVHSNYLKDMGGLRKHMPITNITFLIAALAIAGVPPFAGFWSKDEILVAAFEKNQLLYFVGLFVAGLTAFYMFRLYFGIFWGKETKYHHPPHESPMSMAFPLLFLAFMSIVAGFIPFSEFVTADKVAFEAHLNLPLAAAAVGTGLTGIILAWVFYKKENDLAERFSNAFGMLYKWTFHKFYFDEIYMFVTKKIIFDRVSAPIAKFDKKYVDGTMEGIGNKTVIISEKIKGLQSGRLQDYAMFFVSGVVIVALVFIYLWT; from the coding sequence ATGGACATCTCTTATATAGTATTTATTCCGTTGATTCCGCTGGCCGTTTTCTTGCTTTTGGGAATCTTTAACAAACAAATCAAACCGGCCGTATCGGGTTACATTGGAGTTTTGGGCTTGGCTGTTTCTGCTGCATTGTCTTATTATGCGGCTTACCAATACTTTTTTGTGTCTGGAAAAGTAGATGGCGTTTACCAGACTTTCGTCGAAAAAACACCGTGGATGAACTTCACCGACACCTTGCATATCGATATGGGAATTTTGGTTGATCCCATTTCCGTGATGATGCTCATCGTGGTAACCACGGTTTCCTTGATGGTGCACATATATAGCCGAGGCTATATGAAAGGCGATGACGGTTATACCAAATTCTTTGCCTTTTTATCACTGTTTTCCTTTTCAATGTTGGGATTGGTATTGGCAACAAACCTTTTCCAAATCTATATTTTCTGGGAATTGGTGGGAGTTTCATCTTACTTATTAATTGGCTATTATTACACCAAAACTTCGGCAGTAGCTGCAGCAAAAAAAGCCTTTATCGTAACTCGTTTTGCTGATTTTGGCTTCTTGATGGGGATTTTGATAGTGGGTTATTATGCCGGCACTTTTGACTTTCAAACATTAAATGCCGTCAATCCAGGAGGTGAAGGTTTACTTTTAAATTGGGCTTCTTCTTCCTTTATGGGATTATCCGTAATCACTTGGGCATTACTTTTAATATTTATGGGTGGAGCTGGAAAATCAGCGATGTTCCCATTACACATTTGGTTACCGGACGCGATGGAAGGACCAACGCCTGTTTCAGCCTTGATTCACGCAGCAACAATGGTTGTGGCTGGAGTGTATTTGGTGGCTCGATTATTCCCGATGTATTATTTCGTTGAGGATGGATTTGCCTTGAATATTGTGGCTTACGTAGGCGCATTTTCTTCCTTGTTTGCAGCAATTATCGCTCTCACGCAAACCGATATCAAGCGAGTTTTGGCCTTTTCGACTATGTCGCAAATTGGTTATATGATGTTGGCCTTGGGGGTTTCCAGTTATAAAGGTCACGAAGGCGTTGGTTATATGGCGTCTATGTTTCATTTGTTCACTCACGCTATGTTTAAAGCCTTGTTGTTCTTGGGTGCAGGCTCCGTTATTCACGCGGTTCACAGCAATTATTTGAAAGATATGGGCGGTTTGCGCAAGCATATGCCAATTACCAATATTACTTTCCTGATCGCCGCATTGGCAATAGCCGGAGTTCCACCGTTTGCAGGGTTTTGGAGTAAAGACGAAATCTTGGTTGCCGCTTTCGAAAAAAATCAATTATTATATTTCGTTGGGCTTTTCGTGGCAGGATTGACAGCCTTTTATATGTTCCGACTTTATTTTGGAATATTTTGGGGCAAAGAAACCAAATACCATCATCCGCCTCACGAATCGCCAATGTCAATGGCATTTCCTTTATTGTTCTTGGCTTTTATGAGCATCGTGGCAGGATTTATTCCTTTCAGCGAATTCGTGACTGCCGACAAAGTGGCATTCGAAGCACATTTAAATTTACCATTGGCTGCTGCAGCTGTTGGAACAGGTTTAACCGGAATCATCTTGGCTTGGGTTTTCTATAAAAAAGAAAATGATTTGGCCGAAAGATTTTCCAATGCGTTTGGAATGTTGTACAAATGGACTTTTCATAAATTCTATTTCGACGAAATCTATATGTTCGTTACCAAGAAAATAATTTTCGATCGAGTTTCTGCACCAATTGCCAAATTCGACAAGAAATATGTGGATGGAACAATGGAAGGAATCGGAAACAAAACGGTTATCATTTCCGAAAAAATAAAAGGATTACAATCCGGAAGATTACAAGATTACGCTATGTTTTTTGTTTCGGGAGTCGTGATTGTCGCTTTGGTTTTCATTTATTTATGGACATAA
- a CDS encoding complex I subunit 4 family protein → MDILSLFVIVPVLTVLALVFSKGLKQARIISMIGSFIQLGMAVNLLFAYFKERAVDKSVMLFTQDYLWFKNFNVHYAIGVDGISVALLLLTSIVVLAGVFISWKTDDLPKEFFISLLVLATGVYGFFISVDLFTMFVFYEIAVIPMYLLIGIWGSGPKEYSAMKLTLMLMGASAVLLVGVLGIYFNSNADGGTLTFNILEIAKVHIPFEAQKLFFPLTFVGFAVLGALFPFHTWSPDGHASAPTAVSMLHAGVLMKLGGYGVFRIAMFLLPLGAIEWSWFFIILSATGVIYGAFGALKQTDLKYINAYSSVSHLGMVLFALLMLNKTAWNGAILQSLSHGFMTALFFALIGMIYGRTHTRDITKLGGLLKVMPFISVIYVIAGLASLGLPGFSGFIAEMNIFVGAFQHEEMFYRVATVISMSAIVVTAVYILRVLGIMLMGEVKNEEFLDLPKATWFEITGILLLLIPMIGMGVAPLWLSDMTMDSLQPFIQGVLNHL, encoded by the coding sequence ATGGATATTTTATCACTTTTTGTAATTGTACCTGTACTCACGGTTTTGGCTTTGGTTTTCTCCAAAGGCTTGAAACAGGCACGAATTATTTCAATGATTGGAAGTTTCATTCAACTAGGAATGGCTGTCAATCTTCTATTCGCCTATTTTAAAGAAAGAGCCGTCGATAAAAGCGTTATGCTTTTTACCCAAGATTATCTTTGGTTCAAAAATTTCAATGTGCATTACGCTATTGGTGTTGATGGAATTTCAGTAGCGCTATTGTTATTGACTTCGATAGTAGTATTGGCAGGAGTTTTTATTTCTTGGAAAACCGACGATTTGCCCAAAGAATTTTTCATTTCGCTATTGGTTTTAGCCACCGGAGTTTACGGATTCTTTATTTCCGTCGATTTATTTACAATGTTTGTATTCTACGAAATTGCCGTAATACCAATGTATTTGCTTATTGGAATTTGGGGCTCAGGGCCAAAAGAATATTCGGCAATGAAGTTGACCTTAATGTTGATGGGAGCTTCCGCAGTTTTATTGGTTGGCGTGCTGGGAATTTATTTCAATTCGAATGCCGATGGCGGAACTTTAACTTTCAATATCTTAGAAATTGCAAAAGTTCATATTCCTTTCGAAGCCCAAAAATTATTTTTCCCTTTGACCTTTGTCGGATTTGCAGTTTTGGGAGCTTTATTTCCTTTTCACACTTGGTCACCTGATGGTCATGCTTCGGCGCCAACAGCTGTATCAATGCTTCACGCAGGAGTTTTGATGAAATTGGGAGGTTATGGTGTTTTCAGAATTGCAATGTTTTTATTGCCATTGGGAGCCATCGAATGGTCTTGGTTTTTCATTATCTTATCCGCAACTGGAGTAATTTATGGTGCCTTTGGAGCTTTAAAACAAACCGATTTAAAATATATTAATGCCTATTCTTCTGTGAGTCACTTAGGAATGGTATTGTTCGCTTTATTGATGTTGAACAAAACCGCTTGGAACGGAGCCATTTTACAATCGCTTTCCCACGGATTTATGACAGCCTTGTTCTTCGCCTTGATCGGGATGATTTATGGAAGAACACACACCCGGGACATCACCAAATTGGGAGGATTACTGAAAGTGATGCCGTTTATTTCAGTCATTTATGTAATAGCTGGTTTGGCCTCATTGGGATTGCCTGGATTTAGTGGTTTCATTGCCGAAATGAACATCTTCGTCGGTGCATTCCAACACGAAGAAATGTTCTATAGGGTGGCCACCGTAATTTCGATGTCGGCAATTGTGGTAACGGCCGTTTACATTCTCCGAGTTTTGGGAATTATGCTGATGGGAGAAGTTAAAAACGAAGAGTTTTTAGACTTGCCAAAGGCGACTTGGTTCGAAATTACGGGTATTTTGCTGCTATTGATTCCAATGATCGGAATGGGTGTGGCACCGCTTTGGTTAAGCGATATGACTATGGACAGTCTCCAACCATTTATTCAAGGAGTATTAAATCATTTATAA
- a CDS encoding NADH-quinone oxidoreductase subunit N, whose amino-acid sequence MNLNSFIAMRQEILLLAILLLLIVGEIFIHKDKKASIVHLALFLFGIHTIIGFFAIEETSLFGGMFRTNTLIHFFKNALNIGVFIVLLQSADWIQEKMVPLNKGTEFFMLLFSSLIGMYFMISAGDFLMFYIGLELSTLPVAALVAWETSKRISSEAGVKFILSAGLASGVSLFGISLLYAATGSIYFEVITGIITSSNLTILGFVLFFAGLAFKISLVPFHFWTADVYEGAPIGVASYLSVISKGAAAFILMILLFTVLKPLMHVWENIVYVIALATMFIGNLFALRQQNMKRFLAFSSIAQAGFILLGLISGSQLGTATVVYFIMIYIFTNLAAFGVVQAISLQTGKENRDDYNGLYRTNPNLSLVMMLALFSLAGIPPVAGFFGKFFLFAAAASKGYYLLVFLAVVNVTISLYYYLLVVRAMFIRKSENPIPFFKSKIYMRLGLIITVLGILILGLYSPLYDYIFELSNVFNK is encoded by the coding sequence ATGAATTTGAACAGTTTTATCGCAATGAGACAAGAAATTCTCCTATTGGCAATACTATTATTGTTGATTGTGGGCGAAATTTTCATACATAAAGACAAAAAAGCAAGCATTGTGCATTTGGCCTTGTTTCTATTTGGCATTCACACTATCATAGGCTTTTTTGCCATTGAAGAAACCAGTTTATTTGGCGGAATGTTTCGCACCAATACCCTGATTCACTTCTTCAAAAATGCACTAAATATTGGTGTATTTATAGTTCTACTTCAATCAGCCGATTGGATTCAGGAAAAAATGGTGCCTTTAAATAAAGGAACGGAGTTTTTTATGTTATTATTTTCTTCTCTTATAGGAATGTATTTTATGATTTCGGCAGGCGATTTTCTAATGTTTTACATTGGATTGGAATTATCAACATTACCAGTCGCTGCATTGGTAGCTTGGGAAACTTCCAAAAGAATTTCTAGTGAAGCAGGAGTAAAATTCATCCTTTCGGCAGGATTGGCATCGGGAGTTTCCTTGTTTGGGATCTCGTTATTATATGCAGCAACAGGCTCAATTTATTTTGAAGTTATAACTGGAATCATAACTTCATCTAACCTGACAATATTAGGTTTCGTTCTGTTTTTTGCAGGATTGGCATTCAAAATTTCCTTGGTTCCATTCCACTTTTGGACAGCCGATGTTTACGAAGGAGCTCCCATTGGAGTTGCTTCCTATTTATCAGTCATTTCAAAAGGAGCAGCTGCATTCATTTTGATGATTTTATTGTTTACCGTTCTAAAACCATTGATGCACGTTTGGGAAAACATCGTTTATGTAATAGCACTTGCCACAATGTTTATTGGTAACTTGTTCGCTTTGCGCCAACAGAATATGAAACGATTCTTGGCCTTTTCATCCATTGCACAAGCCGGTTTTATCCTATTAGGATTAATTTCTGGTTCACAACTAGGAACGGCTACAGTGGTGTATTTTATAATGATTTACATCTTTACTAATTTGGCAGCTTTCGGTGTGGTGCAGGCCATTTCTTTGCAAACGGGTAAAGAAAACAGGGACGATTATAATGGATTGTACAGAACCAATCCCAACTTGAGTCTCGTGATGATGTTGGCTTTGTTCTCCTTGGCGGGAATTCCACCAGTGGCAGGATTTTTTGGCAAGTTTTTCCTTTTCGCCGCAGCGGCAAGTAAAGGCTATTACCTATTGGTTTTCTTGGCAGTTGTTAATGTAACTATCTCCCTTTACTACTATTTATTGGTGGTAAGAGCAATGTTCATCCGAAAAAGCGAGAATCCAATTCCGTTTTTCAAGAGCAAAATTTATATGAGATTGGGATTAATAATCACTGTTTTGGGTATTCTAATTCTAGGTTTATACAGCCCATTGTACGACTACATTTTTGAATTAAGCAACGTTTTTAATAAATAA
- a CDS encoding endonuclease III domain-containing protein, with the protein MNLFEETNDWAEKLAPILTKYKGRKQPLDYHNLYQLVVMVVLSAQDSDANINKIAPALFEVFPNMESLSISNVEALIPHISKVRNFGTKANWLIEIAQTIQKDENIPLTMDGLTALKGIGRKSANVIMREANVPAEGIIADLHVIRVAPRIGLIPESKDGIKVEKQLMQVLPKEIWEEIGMAISFLGREICRPTPKCPECPIREDCQYPLKTI; encoded by the coding sequence ATGAATTTATTCGAAGAAACCAACGATTGGGCTGAAAAACTGGCTCCAATCCTGACCAAATATAAAGGCCGAAAACAACCGTTGGACTACCATAATTTGTACCAATTAGTGGTAATGGTGGTGCTTTCTGCCCAAGATTCCGATGCCAATATCAATAAAATTGCCCCAGCTCTATTTGAAGTTTTTCCGAATATGGAAAGCCTGTCCATTTCGAATGTGGAAGCATTAATTCCTCATATTTCTAAAGTCAGGAATTTTGGCACTAAAGCCAATTGGCTGATAGAAATTGCTCAAACAATCCAGAAAGATGAAAATATTCCGCTCACGATGGACGGATTAACCGCCCTGAAAGGCATCGGTCGAAAATCCGCCAATGTCATTATGCGCGAAGCCAATGTTCCCGCAGAAGGCATCATTGCCGATTTACACGTCATTCGAGTAGCACCAAGAATTGGATTAATTCCAGAATCCAAAGACGGAATCAAAGTCGAAAAGCAATTAATGCAAGTGTTGCCAAAGGAAATTTGGGAAGAAATTGGTATGGCAATTTCGTTTTTGGGAAGGGAGATTTGTAGACCGACTCCTAAATGCCCGGAATGTCCAATTCGAGAAGATTGTCAATATCCATTAAAAACGATTTAA
- a CDS encoding 2'-5' RNA ligase family protein: MTRPIPLFSLVIFPNSEQSTLIKSYKQLLKNHVGWFGSANAAAHITVINFENELSLQLYLDKIREFCKSVVPQKVTLNAWDSFGESTFFITPDKTSQQYLDSLIVDLHQYLGFKIKNVHAHLSIARGLDAKKMKTAYELFRNTPINLQFNCDSFHLRRFNDQTKQYSDIIEKINFGK, encoded by the coding sequence ATGACACGTCCCATTCCACTTTTCTCATTGGTCATTTTTCCCAATTCCGAGCAATCGACTTTGATTAAATCTTATAAACAATTGCTCAAAAATCATGTTGGCTGGTTTGGCAGTGCCAATGCAGCGGCACATATTACGGTAATCAACTTTGAAAACGAACTCTCACTTCAGCTTTATCTTGACAAGATTAGGGAATTCTGCAAGTCTGTCGTTCCACAAAAAGTGACTTTAAACGCTTGGGATTCTTTTGGAGAAAGCACCTTTTTCATTACACCAGATAAAACTTCACAACAATACCTCGATAGTCTCATTGTGGATTTGCATCAATATTTGGGTTTTAAAATCAAAAATGTTCACGCCCACTTAAGCATTGCGCGTGGACTCGATGCCAAAAAAATGAAAACAGCCTACGAACTGTTCAGAAATACTCCAATTAATTTACAATTTAACTGTGATTCATTTCACCTTAGGAGATTCAACGACCAGACTAAACAATATTCTGATATCATAGAGAAAATTAATTTCGGGAAATAG
- the thrS gene encoding threonine--tRNA ligase, whose protein sequence is MIKITLPDGSVREFDSGVTPMEVAKSISEGFARNVISASFNGTIVETTTPLTTDGNLILYTWNDEGGKKAFWHSTSHVMAQVLEEMYPGIKLTLGPAISNGFYYDVDFEDHKITDADFKKIEDRVLEISREKHEFKLRPVSKAEALEVYKDNVYKTELISNLEDGTITFCDHSTFTDLCRGGHIPNTGIIKAMKIMSVAGAYWRGDEKNKQLTRVYGISFPKQKDLTEYLELLEEAKRRDHRKLGKELELFAFSSKVGQGLPLWLPKGAALRDRLEQFLKKAQKKAGYEQVVTPHIGQKELYVTSGHYAKYGADSFQPINTPAEGEEFLLKPMNCPHHCEIFNVRPWSYKDLPKRYAEFGTVYRYEQSGELHGLTRVRGFTQDDAHIFCTPDQLDQEFKNVIDLVLYVFGSLGFENFTAQISLRDQENRDKYIGSDENWEKAENAIINAAADKGLKTVVAYGEAAFYGPKLDFMVKDALGRQWQLGTIQVDYNLPERFELTYKGSDDQLHTPVMIHRAPFGSMERFIAILIEHTAGKFPLWLMPEQAIILSLSEKYEIYAKKVLSLLENHEIRALIDNRNETIGKKIRDAEMQKTPFMLIVGEEEEKNGTISIRRHGQEGKGNITVTIEEFAAIVNEEISKTLKVFTV, encoded by the coding sequence ATGATTAAGATTACTTTGCCCGACGGGTCAGTTAGAGAGTTTGATTCAGGCGTAACTCCAATGGAGGTTGCCAAAAGCATTAGTGAGGGATTTGCCAGAAACGTGATTTCGGCTTCTTTCAATGGTACGATTGTAGAAACCACAACTCCTTTGACGACGGACGGCAATCTTATATTATATACGTGGAATGACGAAGGCGGCAAGAAAGCTTTTTGGCATTCGACTTCACACGTGATGGCACAGGTTCTTGAGGAAATGTATCCAGGAATCAAATTAACTCTTGGACCAGCAATCTCAAATGGGTTTTACTATGACGTGGATTTTGAAGACCACAAGATCACGGATGCCGATTTCAAAAAGATAGAGGATCGTGTTCTTGAAATTTCAAGAGAGAAGCACGAATTCAAATTGCGTCCTGTTTCTAAAGCGGAAGCCTTGGAGGTTTACAAAGACAATGTTTATAAAACGGAACTGATTTCGAATCTGGAAGACGGAACGATTACTTTTTGCGACCACTCTACTTTCACTGATTTGTGTCGTGGTGGTCATATTCCAAATACCGGAATCATCAAGGCGATGAAAATTATGAGCGTTGCCGGTGCTTACTGGCGTGGTGATGAAAAGAACAAACAGCTTACTCGTGTTTATGGAATTTCGTTCCCTAAACAGAAAGACTTGACAGAATACCTGGAATTATTGGAAGAAGCCAAACGCAGAGACCACAGAAAACTAGGAAAAGAATTGGAATTATTTGCTTTCTCGTCAAAAGTGGGTCAAGGTTTACCTTTATGGTTGCCTAAAGGAGCCGCTTTGCGCGATCGTTTGGAGCAATTTTTGAAAAAAGCACAGAAGAAAGCGGGTTACGAACAAGTGGTTACTCCTCATATTGGACAGAAAGAACTATACGTGACTTCAGGTCATTATGCCAAATACGGAGCCGACAGTTTTCAACCGATAAATACTCCAGCGGAAGGCGAAGAGTTTTTATTGAAACCTATGAACTGCCCTCACCACTGTGAAATCTTCAATGTAAGACCTTGGTCGTACAAAGATTTACCGAAACGTTATGCTGAATTCGGAACTGTATATAGATATGAGCAAAGTGGTGAATTACACGGTTTGACTCGTGTTCGTGGTTTTACCCAAGATGATGCCCATATTTTCTGCACACCAGACCAATTGGATCAGGAGTTCAAAAACGTGATTGATTTAGTATTATATGTTTTTGGCTCTTTAGGGTTCGAAAACTTTACAGCACAGATTTCGTTACGTGATCAAGAAAACAGGGACAAGTATATAGGTAGCGACGAAAATTGGGAAAAAGCAGAAAATGCGATCATCAATGCCGCTGCCGACAAAGGATTGAAAACAGTTGTCGCTTATGGCGAAGCCGCCTTCTATGGTCCAAAGTTGGATTTTATGGTAAAAGACGCCCTTGGAAGACAATGGCAATTGGGAACCATTCAGGTAGATTACAACTTGCCAGAGCGTTTTGAATTGACTTACAAAGGTTCTGACGATCAATTACATACTCCCGTGATGATTCACAGAGCACCTTTTGGATCGATGGAACGTTTCATCGCCATTTTGATAGAGCACACAGCAGGAAAATTCCCGCTTTGGTTGATGCCAGAACAGGCTATTATATTGTCTTTGAGCGAGAAATATGAAATATATGCGAAAAAAGTTTTAAGTCTGCTAGAAAATCACGAAATTCGCGCCCTTATTGACAACCGAAACGAGACAATCGGGAAGAAAATCAGGGATGCCGAAATGCAGAAAACCCCGTTTATGCTGATTGTAGGCGAGGAAGAAGAGAAAAACGGCACCATATCCATACGTCGTCACGGACAAGAAGGAAAAGGGAACATTACCGTTACAATTGAAGAATTTGCTGCAATTGTAAACGAAGAAATAAGCAAAACACTAAAAGTATTTACAGTTTAA
- the infC gene encoding translation initiation factor IF-3, protein MAIRSNRGYQPRVEKKDAHRINNLIRGVQEVRLVGENIEPGVFKLSEALRLADEFELDLVEISPNAEPPVCKIMDYKKFVYMQKKREKELKAKSTQIVVKEIRFGPQTDEHDYEFKRKNAEKFLKEGSKLKAFVFFKGRSIIYKDQGQILLLRLATDLEEFGKVEAMPVLEGKRMIMFIAPKKKK, encoded by the coding sequence ATAGCAATAAGAAGTAATAGAGGTTACCAACCTCGAGTAGAAAAAAAGGATGCCCACAGAATAAACAATCTGATTCGTGGTGTACAAGAAGTAAGGCTTGTAGGTGAAAACATAGAGCCTGGAGTTTTTAAACTTTCAGAGGCATTAAGATTAGCCGACGAATTTGAACTGGATTTAGTTGAGATTTCGCCTAATGCAGAACCGCCTGTTTGCAAAATAATGGACTATAAAAAGTTCGTTTACATGCAAAAGAAACGTGAAAAAGAGCTTAAAGCAAAATCTACTCAAATTGTAGTGAAAGAAATTCGTTTTGGTCCTCAAACGGATGAGCACGATTATGAGTTCAAAAGAAAGAATGCAGAAAAATTCCTGAAAGAAGGTTCTAAATTGAAAGCGTTTGTTTTCTTTAAAGGACGTTCGATCATCTATAAAGATCAAGGACAAATCTTGTTACTAAGATTAGCTACGGATCTTGAAGAATTTGGAAAAGTAGAAGCAATGCCCGTTCTTGAAGGAAAGAGAATGATTATGTTTATTGCTCCGAAAAAGAAAAAATAG
- the rpmI gene encoding 50S ribosomal protein L35: MPKMKTKSSAKKRFKVTGSGKIKRKHAFKSHILTKKSKKRKLALTHSALVHKTDMKSIKQQLRIV, translated from the coding sequence ATGCCTAAAATGAAAACCAAATCTAGCGCCAAGAAACGTTTTAAAGTTACTGGTTCTGGAAAGATCAAAAGAAAACATGCTTTCAAAAGTCACATCTTGACCAAGAAATCCAAGAAACGTAAATTAGCTTTGACTCACTCAGCGCTAGTTCACAAAACAGACATGAAAAGCATCAAACAACAATTAAGAATCGTATAA
- the rplT gene encoding 50S ribosomal protein L20: MPRSVNSVAKRARRKKIMKQAKGFFGRRKNVWTVAKNAVEKAMCYAYRDRKVNKRNFRALWIQRINAGARLEGMSYSQFIGKCKANNIELNRKVLADLAMNHPVAFKAILNKVK; the protein is encoded by the coding sequence ATGCCAAGATCAGTAAATTCAGTTGCTAAAAGAGCAAGAAGAAAAAAGATAATGAAGCAAGCCAAAGGTTTCTTTGGTAGACGTAAAAACGTTTGGACAGTTGCCAAGAATGCGGTTGAGAAAGCAATGTGCTATGCTTACCGTGACAGAAAAGTGAACAAAAGAAATTTCCGCGCTTTGTGGATTCAACGTATCAACGCTGGAGCTAGATTGGAAGGAATGTCTTATTCACAATTCATCGGGAAATGCAAAGCTAACAACATCGAATTGAACCGTAAAGTTCTTGCCGATTTAGCGATGAATCACCCAGTAGCTTTCAAAGCCATACTTAATAAAGTAAAATAA